The following nucleotide sequence is from Pseudobutyrivibrio ruminis HUN009.
TTTGCTTGGAGCAAAGTTTAATATTACATTTTGTTCCTGTCATTATTTATTTCCAATCTATTTTTGTTCTCTAATTAATTCACGAACAGCATTTATCTGATTTGACAAATGAACATGCATTATATCCTTCAGGAAATCTACATCTCTTCTGTCGAAACCGTCAATGATAGATTTATGTTCAGATATAAGCTGCGCGTAAACAGATGGATTCTTTACATACTCGTAACGATATCTGTACATCTGCTCCCTTGCCGAATTGATGATATTTTCAAGCTTTGGATTTGCAGCTGCTGCATAAATCACATCATGGAATGCCTCATCAGCCTCCACAATTTTACGAACATCGTCAGTTCTGGTAGCTGCCTCAAATGCTTTCATAGCTTCCTTAAGCTCTACAAACTGAGCATCTGTCATTCTTTCACAGGCACATACCACAGCAAGAGCATCAAGTGCATCTCTTACTTCAAGTACATCCTGTAAATCTTTTTCTGTCATTTTAGCAACCTGGGCGCCCTTGCGAGGAATAGTAACAGCAAGCCCCTCATGCTCAAGCATTCTAATTGCTTCTCTGATAGGTGTACGGCTAACTCCAAGCTTTGTGGCTAAATGCATTTCCATTAGCCTCTCACCTGGCTTTAGTTCGCCCTTAAGAATAGCTTCGCGCAGGGTGTTAAACACCACATCGCGAAGTGGTAAATAATCATCCATTTGAAGTGTAAGATTTTCAGTCATTCTGTTTAAATCTCCTTATTTCATGTGTGAAACTAATTAATACTTGTTGTTAAAAAGTGTTGTGAGATAAAGCTGCTTTACTAGCTTGCTCTCAGTAAGTGCCTCCTTGGCTGCCTTTGCTGTTTTGTTGTCTTCAAAAAAGCCAAATACAGTAGGACCACTACCACTCATCATTGCGCCAACTGCTCCATGATCCAGCATGATTTTCTTTATATCAGCAATAACTGGATGTAGTGGAATTGTAACCTCTTCAAGTACATTTCCCATGTGGTTGCAAATGGCATGTAAATCCTGATTTTTAATATCTGAAATCAGCTGATCGATGTCTGGATGCTTAACATTGTCAAAGCATGAATCCAAAGATTCATATACCTGCTTTGTAGAAACTGAAATACCTGGCTTTGCAATAAGCACTGGGCACTTCACCATTGGTGAAAGTGGTGTGAGCACCTCTCCAATTCCCTCTGCCAAAGCTGTACCGCGCATAACACAGTATGGTACATCGGCTCCGATTTTCACGCCTCGCTCCATCAAATCTTTTCTGCTGAGATTCAAATCAAATAGTTTATTTATTCCAAACATTACAGCCGCTGCATCTGTGGAACCGCCTGCCATGCCTGCCGCAACAGGGATATGCTTTTCCAGGCTGATATGCACACCAGTGTGTATATCAAATTCTTCCATTAGAAGCTTTGCTGCCTTAATGCAAAGATTGTCATCGTTAACAGGAAGGAAGCGAAGATTGGTGCTCATGGTAACAGCATTCCCCTCCTGCTTCTTAATGCTGACCTTGTCAAAAAGATTGACTGTCTGCATAATCATTCTTACTTCATGATATCCATCGTCCCTGATTCCTGTAACATCAAGTCCGATATTTATTTTTGCTAATGCTTTAAGATCTATATTGTCCATTGAAAAGAAATTACTACTCCATTAAAATTTGTACTTGTGTGTATTTTGTACTTGATTGTTCTTTGTATTCAATCCTAATAAATTTTAACAAAGATACCACACTTTTACAAGAATTTTGTATTAAAATAAATACAATCTAATAATAAATATTTCTCAATTAGCATCCGATAATAAGAATAGGAAAAGGATTTCCATATGGTTTTTTTTATTCATGGCCACAGTAACAAGGAGGTTATTATTATGGAGTTAAGCACATTAAACAGCGTATCTTCTAATATAGCAGGTACCTATTCTAAGACTACAAATTCTGATGGTTCGGTTACAGAAACACTTGAATTCAATGCATCAAAACAGGAAGTCAGCGCATCAAAGTTTTCTGATGAAGCTGCTGTTTATGAAAAATCTGATGAACAATCACTAACAACAGACAACTACAAAAAGACAGATAGAACTGCTCTTATTCAGCAGTTGAAAGCTGACCAGGAAAAGATGATTAACAATCTTTTAGATATTGTTATGAAGACAATTAATGGTCAGGGAAGCACATTTGCTATTGCTACTCAGGATGATATGTGGAAATTCCTTGCAGAAGGTAAATTCACAGCAGACGAAGAAACAATTGCAAAGGCAAAGGAAGATATTTCCGAAGATGGATACTGGGGAGTTAACCAGACATCTGATAGAATTGTAGATTTTGCTATCGCACTTTCTGGCGGAGATACATCAAAGGCTGACATGCTCTTAGATGCTTTCAAGAAGGGCTACGAGCAGGCAACTGGAACTTGGGGCAAGGATTTACCAGACATCTCTTCTAAGACTTACGATGCTGTATTAGATAAATTTGAGCAGTGGAAGAATGGCGCCTACAAATCAGGCAATAATTCTTCGAATTCAGGCTCAGGATCGACAGGCGGAACATCCATCACATATATGGAAAACATTTCCACTGTAAGCTCATCTACATATATAGAGACCTAAAACAATCTTAAAATTAAATAAATCAAGGCTGGTCAAAATGACCAGCCTTTTTTAATGTACCTTTTACATAAATTATATTCTATTGTTTAGCTCTCTCATCCCAAACCTTTACATCAATGCCAACAACATCTGATGTGAATGGTGTGCCATCTCCTTTTTCGTAATGTATCTGGGCTTTTTTTACATACTTAAATCCAATGTATAAAAGTGGAATGTTGCAGTATGCAATCAGAATGTTTGCAAAATCTGATAAATCCCAAAGGGCACCTAAGTCCATTCCTACGATTGATGTAAGCATACCAAAGCAGATAACAATAATATCAAGTATACGAATTACATTTATAAACACCTTGCTTCTGCTGATTCTGTTTGCACAGATTTCTGAGAAGGACATGAAGCCTAACAAGCAAGTGAATGCAAAAAGTCCAAAGCAAAGTGAAATAAGAAGGGTTACTACTACGTTGAATGCTGTGCCTGGTGTAAGCTCTGCTGCTGAGGCAAGATACTTTGGAAGCTTGCCAAGCTCGAACCATGCTTCACCTGCATCTGTAAGCCATACACGACCCATGATTACGACAAAGCCTGTGAGTGTACAAATAACAATTGTATCAAGGAAAACTCCTATTGCCTGAACACAGCCCTGGTCACATGGATGCTTTGCATCTGAAGCAGCTGCTGGCATTGTTATTGTACCTTGACCTGCCTCATTAGACATAAGTCCACGCTTTACACCCTGCATAAGTGCAATTCCAAATGCTCCGCCAAAAACTGCTTCTGGCTTGAAAGCCTCTGTAAATACTGCGTAGAAGAACCATGGAATTCTTGTAAAGTTAATGACAATAAGTATTACAACAGTTAACACATAAACAATTGCCATGATTGGAACAAGTACATCAGTAACCTTTGAAATCTTTTTTGTTCCACCAAATGAAACTGAGATAGTTGCAATGATAACGATTACAAAGCCAATCCAATATACAGCATGTGTGGTTGGAAGCTCCTGTCCGCTAACGATACTTGCTATCTGCCCCATTGCAGAGACTGTGTTAAATCCCTGTGCTGGGAAGCAAAGCAATGCATAAATAATATACATAAGTGATAATACAACACCAACTATTGCAGAATTCTTTATAAGTCTGCGTCCATAGAAGGCCATACCACCTACATATTCATCATCTTTTCTCTCTTTAAAAATCTGAGAAAGTGTAGACTCTACAAATGCTGTAGACATTCCAAAGAATGCAGAAATCCACATCCAAAGAAGTGCGCCAGGACCGCCTACTGAAACAGCTCCTGTAACACCAAGGATATTTCCAGGTCCTACTCGCATAGCAGTTGAAAGGAAGAAAGAAGCAAGTGGTGAAATACCAGTCTTTGCCTTGCTGGTCTTTAAAACTTCTATTCCTCTCTTAAACTTTCTGACCTGAATAAACTTTAGTCTGATTGAAAAATAGATTCCTGAACCAATCAAAAGAATAATTGCCAGTGAAAAGTTGCCCAGAATAGGTATATTTGCATACCACTCAAAATTTGTTGGGAAATCCCAGAATAAATCGGACACTACCTGTATTTTGCCACAGACAGTGGTAATGATATTTAAAATTGTTTCCATCATTTATCCTCCCTATAGTTACATAATATCTTTTTTATCTCTATACAACAATAGTCAAGTCTATGTATATAATTATCTACATTGGTGTGCCAACCTCAATCAAATTGCCATCTAGATCATAAAAACGCACAACCTTTTGTCCCCAACTATGTGTCATTAACTTATTTACATATATAGTATCAGGATACAACTTTTCCAGCTTTTCAATAAAAGCCTCAATATCCCTTTCTTCAAAATATAGTTCGCAGGAATTGTTTCTATGAACTATGTCCTTATTAATAAAACTGTTCCATATCTTCTCATCCTGAAGAACCAAGCCTTCTGTCAGAATCATATTTCCATCATTATCTAGAAGCATATCCAGTCCAAACAAATCATGATAGTACTTCTTTGAAGCTTCTATGTCTTTTACTACTATGAGTACGTTTCTTAA
It contains:
- a CDS encoding GntR family transcriptional regulator — protein: MTENLTLQMDDYLPLRDVVFNTLREAILKGELKPGERLMEMHLATKLGVSRTPIREAIRMLEHEGLAVTIPRKGAQVAKMTEKDLQDVLEVRDALDALAVVCACERMTDAQFVELKEAMKAFEAATRTDDVRKIVEADEAFHDVIYAAAANPKLENIINSAREQMYRYRYEYVKNPSVYAQLISEHKSIIDGFDRRDVDFLKDIMHVHLSNQINAVRELIREQK
- the ispE gene encoding 4-(cytidine 5'-diphospho)-2-C-methyl-D-erythritol kinase, producing the protein MDNIDLKALAKINIGLDVTGIRDDGYHEVRMIMQTVNLFDKVSIKKQEGNAVTMSTNLRFLPVNDDNLCIKAAKLLMEEFDIHTGVHISLEKHIPVAAGMAGGSTDAAAVMFGINKLFDLNLSRKDLMERGVKIGADVPYCVMRGTALAEGIGEVLTPLSPMVKCPVLIAKPGISVSTKQVYESLDSCFDNVKHPDIDQLISDIKNQDLHAICNHMGNVLEEVTIPLHPVIADIKKIMLDHGAVGAMMSGSGPTVFGFFEDNKTAKAAKEALTESKLVKQLYLTTLFNNKY
- a CDS encoding amino acid carrier protein, which produces MMETILNIITTVCGKIQVVSDLFWDFPTNFEWYANIPILGNFSLAIILLIGSGIYFSIRLKFIQVRKFKRGIEVLKTSKAKTGISPLASFFLSTAMRVGPGNILGVTGAVSVGGPGALLWMWISAFFGMSTAFVESTLSQIFKERKDDEYVGGMAFYGRRLIKNSAIVGVVLSLMYIIYALLCFPAQGFNTVSAMGQIASIVSGQELPTTHAVYWIGFVIVIIATISVSFGGTKKISKVTDVLVPIMAIVYVLTVVILIVINFTRIPWFFYAVFTEAFKPEAVFGGAFGIALMQGVKRGLMSNEAGQGTITMPAAASDAKHPCDQGCVQAIGVFLDTIVICTLTGFVVIMGRVWLTDAGEAWFELGKLPKYLASAAELTPGTAFNVVVTLLISLCFGLFAFTCLLGFMSFSEICANRISRSKVFINVIRILDIIVICFGMLTSIVGMDLGALWDLSDFANILIAYCNIPLLYIGFKYVKKAQIHYEKGDGTPFTSDVVGIDVKVWDERAKQ
- a CDS encoding VOC family protein is translated as MKLRNVLIVVKDIEASKKYYHDLFGLDMLLDNDGNMILTEGLVLQDEKIWNSFINKDIVHRNNSCELYFEERDIEAFIEKLEKLYPDTIYVNKLMTHSWGQKVVRFYDLDGNLIEVGTPM